In Luteimonas viscosa, the following proteins share a genomic window:
- the ggt gene encoding gamma-glutamyltransferase: MITAFGAAAVLAGAAGSAADRITGKLFATRSEVYAPHAMAATSHPLATQIALDVMKAGGSAVDAAIAANAALGLMEPTGNGIGGDLFAIVWDPKTGKLHGYNGSGRSPRLLTLAEFERRGLKDIPPHGPLPVTVPGTVDGWFALHGRFGKRTMAQNLAPAIAYARAGHPVHETIAYYWDRSVPRLSKWPGFAEQFTIDGRAPRTGETWKNPNLANTLSTIAEGGRDAFYKGGIARTIDAYFKANDGFLSYEDMAAHTGEWVDPVSTNYRGYDLWELPPSGQGIAALQILNLLEPYDLKGFGFGSPEHVHLFTEAKKLAFADRARWYADPAFHPAPVAKLVSKAYARERGKLVSMDRALQEVQPGTPAQLDEGDTIYLATADADGMMVSLIQSNYRGMGSGMAPPGLGFILQDRGEQFVLKAGHPNSFEPGKRPFHTIIPAFVTKDGKPWLSYGVMGGAMQPQGHVQILLNLIDFGMNLQEAGDAPRIQHDGSTDPAGQATAMADGGELDLETGFSYETVRALMRKGHSVRFADGPYGGYQAIMVNPQGGWIGASESRKDGQAAGY, translated from the coding sequence CTGATCACCGCCTTCGGCGCGGCCGCAGTGCTGGCGGGGGCCGCCGGCTCCGCCGCCGACCGCATCACAGGCAAGCTCTTCGCCACCCGCAGCGAGGTGTATGCCCCGCACGCGATGGCCGCGACTTCGCATCCGCTGGCCACCCAGATCGCGCTCGACGTGATGAAGGCAGGCGGCAGCGCGGTCGATGCCGCGATCGCGGCCAATGCCGCGCTGGGGCTGATGGAGCCGACCGGCAACGGCATCGGCGGCGACCTGTTCGCGATCGTCTGGGATCCGAAGACCGGCAAACTGCATGGCTACAACGGTTCCGGGCGCTCGCCAAGGTTGCTGACGCTGGCGGAGTTCGAACGCCGCGGCCTGAAGGACATTCCGCCGCACGGCCCGCTGCCGGTCACCGTGCCGGGCACCGTCGACGGCTGGTTCGCGCTGCACGGCCGCTTCGGCAAGCGCACGATGGCGCAGAACCTCGCCCCCGCGATCGCCTACGCGCGCGCGGGCCATCCCGTGCACGAGACGATCGCGTACTACTGGGACCGCTCGGTGCCGCGGCTGTCGAAATGGCCGGGCTTCGCCGAACAGTTCACCATCGACGGCCGCGCACCGCGCACCGGCGAGACCTGGAAGAACCCGAACCTCGCCAACACCCTCTCGACGATCGCCGAGGGCGGCCGCGACGCGTTCTACAAGGGCGGCATCGCCCGCACCATCGACGCCTACTTCAAGGCCAACGACGGATTCCTGTCCTACGAAGACATGGCGGCGCACACGGGCGAGTGGGTCGATCCGGTCAGCACCAACTACCGCGGCTACGACCTCTGGGAACTGCCGCCGAGCGGCCAGGGCATCGCCGCGCTGCAGATCCTCAACCTGCTCGAACCCTACGATCTGAAGGGATTCGGCTTCGGCAGCCCCGAACACGTGCACCTGTTCACCGAAGCCAAGAAGCTGGCCTTCGCCGATCGCGCGCGCTGGTACGCCGATCCCGCCTTCCACCCGGCGCCGGTGGCGAAACTGGTGTCGAAGGCATATGCGCGCGAGCGCGGCAAGCTGGTCTCGATGGACCGCGCGTTGCAGGAAGTACAGCCCGGCACGCCCGCGCAACTCGACGAAGGCGACACCATCTACCTCGCCACCGCCGATGCCGACGGCATGATGGTCTCGCTGATCCAGTCCAACTACCGCGGCATGGGCAGCGGCATGGCGCCGCCGGGGCTGGGCTTCATCCTGCAGGACCGCGGCGAGCAGTTCGTGCTCAAGGCCGGCCACCCCAACAGCTTCGAGCCCGGCAAGCGCCCGTTCCACACCATCATCCCGGCCTTCGTCACGAAGGACGGCAAGCCCTGGCTGAGCTACGGGGTGATGGGCGGGGCGATGCAGCCGCAGGGCCACGTGCAGATCCTGCTCAACCTGATCGACTTCGGCATGAACCTGCAGGAGGCCGGCGACGCACCGCGCATCCAGCACGACGGGTCCACCGATCCGGCGGGGCAGGCGACCGCGATGGCCGACGGCGGCGAGCTCGACCTGGAAACCGGCTTCTCCTACGAAACCGTGCGCGCGCTGATGCGCAAGGGGCACAGCGTGCGCTTCGCCGACGGCCCCTACGGCGGCTACCAGGCGATCATGGTCAATCCGCAGGGCGGCTGGATCGGCGCCAGCGAGTCGCGCAAGGACGGGCAGGCGGCGGGCTACTGA
- a CDS encoding ankyrin repeat domain-containing protein gives MSNDAFSSPELSVLADAVARGDTTEIRRQLERIEVDTPGSDGSTLLMAAIKAGNQASVEALLEGGADPNRVGPRGDTPVHAAAFSGNADLLRTVLARGGDANARNPHTGATPLVQALLSPEAKQYAVLLEAGADPDIADDNGDTPLHVAARTNNGDAILALLEGGASPLAKNAGGASFQSYYFGYNRAILNDRALGERKAVADWLEANGVPLETAVSEADR, from the coding sequence ATGAGCAACGACGCCTTCTCCAGTCCCGAACTGTCCGTGCTGGCCGACGCGGTGGCGCGCGGCGACACGACCGAGATCCGGCGCCAGCTCGAACGCATCGAGGTCGATACGCCCGGCAGCGACGGCAGCACGCTGCTGATGGCCGCGATCAAGGCCGGGAACCAGGCGAGCGTCGAGGCGCTGCTCGAAGGCGGTGCGGATCCGAACCGGGTGGGTCCGCGCGGCGACACGCCGGTGCATGCAGCCGCGTTCTCCGGCAACGCCGACCTGCTGCGCACGGTGCTGGCGCGCGGCGGCGACGCGAACGCGCGCAACCCGCATACCGGCGCCACGCCGCTGGTGCAGGCGCTGCTCTCACCGGAGGCGAAGCAGTACGCCGTGCTTCTGGAAGCCGGCGCCGACCCCGACATCGCCGACGACAACGGCGATACGCCGCTGCACGTCGCCGCACGCACCAACAATGGCGACGCGATCCTGGCCCTGCTCGAGGGCGGCGCCTCGCCGCTGGCGAAGAATGCAGGCGGCGCCAGCTTCCAGTCGTATTACTTCGGCTACAACCGCGCGATCCTCAACGATCGTGCGCTGGGCGAGCGCAAGGCCGTGGCGGACTGGCTCGAGGCCAACGGCGTGCCTCTGGAAACGGCGGTGAGCGAGGCCGACCGGTAG
- a CDS encoding tetratricopeptide repeat protein, with protein sequence MKPKTRAFTHACTFVLFALFAGLSSAAAAQSLPGPAEFYFDEDDSVTVPIAIEGEDEATIERLVRLMERGGRNAGQSAAQLAHLAMASGRTDTGLALYARAMQLAEGSMRRRTLQWNQAWDLYRVGQLDAALSLWTQAHADRIVHPSWVPPTFALALWKLGRRDEAVAWYAAAVRTYPDRWSNPAALPGLLPDWSEADRATLAEVLEAWRQDPPAWP encoded by the coding sequence ATGAAACCGAAGACACGTGCGTTCACGCACGCGTGCACGTTCGTTCTGTTCGCGCTGTTCGCGGGCCTTTCTTCCGCCGCCGCGGCGCAATCGCTGCCCGGGCCGGCCGAGTTCTATTTCGACGAGGACGACAGCGTCACCGTCCCCATTGCGATCGAAGGCGAAGACGAGGCGACCATCGAGCGCCTGGTGCGTCTGATGGAGCGCGGCGGTCGCAACGCCGGCCAGTCGGCGGCGCAACTCGCGCACCTGGCAATGGCCTCCGGGCGCACGGACACAGGCCTTGCCCTGTACGCGCGCGCCATGCAGCTTGCAGAAGGCAGCATGCGTCGCCGTACGCTGCAGTGGAACCAGGCCTGGGATCTGTACCGCGTCGGCCAGCTTGATGCCGCGCTGTCGCTGTGGACGCAGGCCCATGCCGATCGTATCGTCCACCCGTCGTGGGTGCCGCCGACGTTCGCGCTGGCGCTCTGGAAGCTCGGCCGCAGGGACGAGGCCGTCGCGTGGTATGCCGCAGCGGTACGCACGTATCCGGATCGCTGGAGCAATCCCGCGGCCCTGCCCGGCCTGTTGCCGGACTGGAGCGAAGCCGACCGCGCCACGTTGGCCGAGGTGCTCGAGGCATGGCGCCAGGACCCGCCAGCCTGGCCCTGA
- a CDS encoding ABC transporter permease — protein MTPLLAKLPPTWREAIEELWRRRLRTLLTLLGLIFGVGAIVAMQAVGEGSRREALKLVESLGLRNLIAEAKPQDDATLRENRARSLGLTVSDAQAALAVVPGAEKFAAEKRIRTHSVFSDHGSSDAQASGVSPDWFELSSLQVAGGRALNAGDDETLAAVAVLGHQAAASLFPDADPVGQLLKVNHVWLEVVGVLADRDLGKDDFEGVQLGSESNRVFVPLSSAQARFRFEPREDPIDRFLLRLDAPEKLAAGAGVLAAVLDQRHAGIADYQLVVPQQLFQQHQKTQRIFQVVMGAIAGVSLLVGGIGIMNIMLANVLERRREIGLLRALGARRRDVVAQFLREASVICIAGALLGLLFGAMLAYLIATFAGWQVAWAPVPILLSAAFCSLVGLAFGVYPARQAAQLDPIAALRHE, from the coding sequence ATGACCCCGTTGCTCGCGAAGCTGCCTCCCACATGGCGCGAGGCGATCGAAGAACTCTGGCGCCGCCGCCTGCGCACCCTGCTGACCCTGCTCGGCCTGATCTTCGGCGTCGGCGCGATCGTGGCGATGCAGGCGGTCGGCGAGGGCAGCCGGCGCGAGGCGTTGAAGCTGGTCGAGAGCCTCGGCCTGCGCAACCTGATCGCGGAGGCCAAGCCCCAGGACGACGCGACGCTCCGCGAGAACCGCGCCCGCAGCCTCGGCCTCACCGTGTCCGACGCGCAGGCAGCGCTGGCGGTGGTGCCCGGCGCGGAGAAGTTCGCTGCGGAAAAGCGCATCCGCACCCACTCGGTGTTCAGCGACCACGGCAGCAGCGACGCGCAGGCCAGCGGGGTCAGCCCCGACTGGTTCGAACTGTCGTCGCTGCAGGTCGCAGGTGGTCGCGCGCTCAACGCGGGCGACGACGAGACGCTGGCTGCGGTGGCGGTGCTCGGCCACCAGGCCGCGGCCAGCCTGTTTCCCGACGCCGATCCGGTCGGGCAACTGCTCAAGGTCAACCATGTCTGGCTGGAGGTGGTCGGCGTGCTCGCAGACCGCGACCTCGGCAAGGACGACTTCGAAGGCGTACAGCTGGGTTCGGAGAGCAATCGCGTGTTCGTGCCGCTCTCCAGTGCGCAGGCGCGCTTCCGCTTCGAGCCGCGCGAAGACCCGATCGACCGCTTTCTGCTGCGGCTCGACGCACCGGAGAAGCTGGCCGCCGGCGCCGGCGTGCTCGCCGCGGTGCTCGACCAGCGCCACGCCGGTATCGCCGACTACCAGCTGGTGGTGCCGCAGCAGCTGTTCCAGCAGCACCAGAAGACCCAGCGCATCTTCCAGGTGGTGATGGGAGCGATCGCCGGGGTGAGCCTGCTGGTCGGCGGCATCGGCATCATGAACATCATGCTCGCCAACGTGCTGGAGCGACGGCGCGAGATCGGCCTGTTGCGCGCGCTCGGCGCACGCAGGCGCGACGTGGTCGCGCAGTTCCTGCGCGAGGCCAGCGTGATCTGCATCGCCGGGGCGCTCCTCGGCCTGCTGTTCGGCGCGATGCTGGCCTACCTGATCGCGACCTTCGCGGGCTGGCAGGTGGCGTGGGCTCCGGTGCCGATCCTGCTGTCGGCAGCGTTCTGCTCGCTGGTCGGCCTGGCCTTCGGCGTGTATCCGGCGCGGCAGGCCGCGCAGCTCGATCCGATCGCCGCGCTGCGGCACGAGTAG
- a CDS encoding ABC transporter ATP-binding protein has product MIELQDVHRHYAMSGQTVHALAGVDLEVASGEFVAITGQSGSGKSSLLNILGCLDRPSSGRYLIEGHDVALFDDETGSDIRNRRIGFVFQSFHLLPRLSVLENVLLPLRFHRQPPADAARHADELLERVGLWPRRDHRPGELSGGQMQRAAIARALLLRPALLLADEPTGNLDSKSAADVLELISEVHRDGQTVVLVTHDHDIANRAPRQVRLRDGRIEHDSALH; this is encoded by the coding sequence GTGATCGAGCTGCAGGACGTGCACCGTCACTACGCGATGAGCGGCCAGACCGTGCATGCGCTGGCAGGTGTCGACCTGGAGGTCGCGTCCGGTGAGTTCGTTGCCATCACCGGTCAATCGGGCTCCGGCAAGTCCAGCCTGCTCAACATCCTCGGCTGCCTCGACCGTCCCAGCAGCGGCCGCTATCTGATCGAGGGCCATGACGTGGCCCTGTTCGACGACGAGACCGGGAGCGACATCCGCAACCGGCGCATCGGCTTCGTGTTCCAGAGCTTCCACCTGCTGCCGCGGCTGAGCGTGCTGGAGAACGTGTTGCTGCCGCTGCGCTTCCATCGCCAACCGCCGGCCGACGCGGCGCGCCACGCCGATGAACTGCTGGAGCGCGTGGGCCTGTGGCCGCGTCGCGACCATCGTCCCGGCGAACTGTCGGGCGGGCAGATGCAGCGCGCCGCCATCGCCCGCGCGCTGTTGCTCAGGCCGGCGCTGCTGCTGGCCGACGAACCCACCGGCAACCTCGACTCGAAGAGCGCCGCCGACGTGCTGGAACTGATCAGCGAAGTGCACCGCGACGGCCAGACCGTCGTGCTGGTGACCCACGACCACGACATCGCGAATCGCGCGCCTCGGCAGGTACGGCTGCGCGACGGCAGGATCGAGCATGACTCGGCACTGCATTAG
- a CDS encoding DUF2974 domain-containing protein — MGVDISPVLDSGSRWQPPATTLPSTTSTASPVSYAGYRPETSYHPQLQPPGTSPTGSLPPSTAGGTYGIPSGSTLNDVASGTQAQPFDVTLSQLATAVYGTRGDPPEGWSAVSDAQLQEMGVADPQAWRLQYLGANDSVPNNAQEFLAEVYTDGEGNYVLSYRGTAEGADDWDNNFRQGLGYETRDGDKFSVTAVNTAVEFARVFGDNPGGESSNLAITGHSQGGGLASVGSLASGVPAVTFDASGIHPNTFDRIGIDPQRARDLAEGGQIRAYSLRDDALTNAQDAWLTGIVAPDAIGTQIVVAPASADEHNMFTNYGPIEGFSPGQSELINTGVEAARHTPFLPINPATGLVTGGVNLVGDVAYAAISHSPNALTAGMVEHQPWQPGYENPSNFGRDVQNLLPDELKDDYARNVHDFATDIDGVVAGDFADGQYVQGGASLAGDFAEGFFNSTGDTVDRYADSLATSIDENVDGWVGDVLSGTVDVGGDAVEFVADTGGQVVESLADGAGWVAQGATNLVGGLFGR; from the coding sequence ATGGGCGTCGACATCTCACCTGTCCTCGATTCCGGTTCCCGCTGGCAGCCGCCGGCGACGACCCTGCCCTCGACGACATCCACCGCGTCGCCCGTGAGCTACGCCGGCTATCGTCCGGAAACGAGCTACCACCCGCAGTTGCAGCCGCCGGGCACCTCCCCCACCGGCAGCCTGCCGCCCTCCACCGCCGGCGGCACCTACGGCATTCCTTCCGGCAGCACACTGAACGACGTCGCCAGCGGCACGCAGGCCCAGCCGTTCGACGTGACCCTGTCGCAGCTGGCGACCGCGGTCTACGGCACCCGCGGCGATCCGCCGGAAGGCTGGAGCGCGGTGAGCGATGCGCAGCTGCAGGAGATGGGCGTGGCCGACCCGCAGGCCTGGCGCCTGCAGTACCTGGGCGCGAACGACAGCGTGCCCAACAACGCCCAGGAGTTCCTCGCCGAGGTCTACACCGACGGCGAGGGCAACTACGTGCTGTCGTATCGGGGTACCGCCGAAGGTGCCGACGACTGGGACAACAATTTCCGCCAGGGCCTGGGCTACGAGACCCGCGACGGCGACAAGTTCAGCGTCACCGCGGTCAACACCGCGGTCGAGTTCGCGCGCGTGTTCGGCGACAACCCGGGCGGCGAGTCCAGCAACCTGGCCATCACCGGCCACTCGCAGGGGGGCGGGCTGGCCTCGGTCGGCTCCCTGGCCAGTGGCGTGCCGGCGGTCACCTTCGACGCCTCGGGCATCCATCCCAACACCTTCGACCGCATCGGCATCGACCCGCAGCGCGCGCGCGACCTGGCCGAAGGCGGCCAGATCCGCGCCTACTCGCTGCGCGACGACGCGCTGACCAACGCCCAGGACGCGTGGCTCACCGGCATCGTCGCACCGGACGCGATCGGCACCCAGATCGTGGTCGCCCCCGCCAGTGCCGACGAACACAACATGTTCACCAACTACGGGCCGATCGAGGGCTTCTCGCCCGGGCAGAGCGAACTGATCAACACCGGCGTCGAGGCGGCGCGGCACACGCCGTTCCTGCCGATCAACCCGGCCACCGGCCTGGTGACCGGCGGCGTGAACCTGGTCGGCGACGTCGCCTACGCGGCCATCAGCCACAGCCCCAACGCACTGACCGCCGGCATGGTCGAGCACCAGCCCTGGCAGCCGGGCTACGAGAATCCCTCCAACTTCGGCCGCGACGTTCAGAACCTGCTGCCCGACGAGTTGAAGGACGACTACGCGCGCAACGTGCACGACTTCGCCACCGACATCGACGGCGTGGTCGCCGGCGACTTCGCCGATGGCCAGTACGTGCAGGGCGGCGCCAGCCTGGCCGGCGACTTCGCCGAGGGCTTCTTCAACTCCACCGGCGATACCGTCGACCGGTACGCGGATTCGCTGGCCACCAGCATCGACGAGAACGTGGATGGCTGGGTCGGCGACGTGCTCTCGGGTACCGTGGACGTCGGCGGGGATGCGGTCGAGTTCGTGGCCGATACCGGGGGCCAGGTGGTCGAGTCGCTGGCCGACGGCGCCGGCTGGGTGGCGCAGGGCGCCACCAATCTGGTCGGTGGACTGTTCGGGCGCTGA
- a CDS encoding HlyD family secretion protein, with amino-acid sequence MSARRACAPLFALLATALAAPASSGDVLRIDGEVYALRAAQLIPPVVDRLWQLNITQLAPDGAPVKQGDPVLAFDSSQLTRDLAEKQSKLQEKQRELETLLLDLAERERTERLATAEARAALEKAQRKTGQPRELIAAMQYDKLVAERRRAERRMALALARERLAAEQRRQERRLAESEVAQLQADVDRLQTSMAQMTLQAPRDGVMMHKSNWSGEKFDVGSQVWRGQTIAEIPDASTLAVRAQLPERDLRRVSVGTSARIVVEGGGGSTHRGKVSRIGRAVRSKSQVQPIPVIDVELRLDDPAAKLRPGQAVRVELAATTTATASAGVPR; translated from the coding sequence ATGAGCGCGCGCCGCGCCTGCGCGCCCCTGTTCGCGCTGCTCGCGACCGCGCTGGCCGCACCCGCGTCGTCCGGCGACGTGCTGCGCATCGACGGCGAGGTCTACGCGCTGCGCGCCGCGCAGCTGATACCCCCGGTGGTCGATCGCCTGTGGCAGCTCAACATCACCCAGCTCGCGCCCGATGGCGCGCCCGTCAAGCAGGGCGACCCGGTCCTGGCCTTCGACAGCAGCCAGCTGACGCGTGACCTCGCCGAGAAGCAGAGCAAGCTGCAGGAGAAGCAGCGCGAGCTGGAAACGCTGCTGCTCGATCTGGCGGAGCGCGAGCGCACCGAGCGGCTCGCCACCGCCGAGGCCCGCGCCGCCCTCGAGAAGGCGCAGCGCAAGACCGGGCAACCGCGCGAACTGATCGCAGCGATGCAGTACGACAAGCTGGTCGCGGAGCGGCGCCGGGCCGAACGTCGCATGGCGCTGGCGCTGGCACGCGAGCGTCTGGCTGCCGAGCAGCGCCGGCAGGAGCGCCGTCTCGCCGAATCCGAGGTCGCGCAGTTGCAGGCCGATGTCGACCGGCTGCAGACGTCGATGGCGCAGATGACCCTGCAGGCGCCGCGCGACGGCGTGATGATGCACAAAAGCAACTGGAGCGGCGAGAAGTTCGACGTCGGCTCGCAGGTCTGGCGCGGCCAGACCATCGCCGAGATTCCGGACGCCTCCACCCTCGCGGTGCGCGCGCAGCTGCCCGAGCGCGACCTGCGGCGCGTGTCCGTGGGCACGTCGGCACGGATCGTGGTCGAGGGCGGCGGCGGCAGCACGCATCGCGGCAAGGTCAGCCGGATCGGACGCGCGGTGCGCAGCAAGTCGCAGGTCCAGCCGATTCCGGTGATCGACGTCGAACTCCGCCTCGACGATCCCGCGGCGAAGTTGCGCCCCGGCCAGGCGGTGCGGGTGGAACTCGCGGCCACCACCACCGCGACCGCATCGGCGGGCGTGCCACGATGA
- a CDS encoding efflux RND transporter periplasmic adaptor subunit, with translation MKPRPQASGRLAALVPAALVLALAACGGDTTPAASEIVTRGELLLAVEGEGELRSSKPTPLNVPGRNWATRQVEWMLPEGSVVKKGDLLARFVAPDGKQELDQALVDLQRNALARIAKEGELRAGQGRVSVDLSQVAIQLGIAQRYADADLDAFARNEVLDAIEDSRYLGAKQDTLEWRRAQSGSRGGAELAVLDAQRATFELNAKTRQADLDALELRAPNDGVLLLTPNWSGDKPLVGASMFAGIEFGSLPDTSAMEVQIDLPQIEAQGVAVGNEVELHPLGRPDQRFSSKLSWVASAAKTLGRESPVKYLSMRAPVPAEAVKKHGFVPGQRFAANVVLAREPAALGVANVAIEQQDGKQWVLVRRGRDFERREVELGVRGTARSQVLEGLEDGDEVLLSAGGRTLPIRGGDAEEVAHEAAAADRAADDTREDAR, from the coding sequence ATGAAGCCCAGGCCGCAGGCCTCGGGCCGCCTTGCCGCCCTGGTACCGGCGGCGTTGGTGCTGGCGCTGGCCGCCTGTGGCGGCGACACCACCCCGGCGGCCTCGGAAATCGTGACCCGGGGCGAGCTGCTGCTCGCCGTAGAGGGCGAGGGCGAACTGCGTTCCAGCAAGCCGACTCCGCTGAACGTCCCGGGCCGCAACTGGGCCACGCGCCAGGTCGAATGGATGCTGCCGGAAGGCAGCGTGGTGAAGAAGGGCGACCTGCTCGCGCGCTTCGTCGCGCCCGACGGCAAGCAGGAACTGGATCAGGCGCTGGTCGACCTGCAGCGCAACGCGTTGGCACGCATCGCCAAGGAGGGGGAGCTGCGGGCGGGGCAAGGCCGGGTCTCGGTGGACCTGTCGCAGGTCGCGATACAACTCGGCATCGCCCAGCGCTACGCCGATGCCGACCTCGACGCGTTTGCGCGCAACGAGGTGCTCGACGCGATCGAGGACAGCCGCTACCTGGGCGCGAAGCAGGACACGCTGGAATGGCGGCGCGCGCAGTCGGGCTCCCGTGGCGGCGCGGAGCTGGCGGTGCTCGACGCGCAGCGCGCGACGTTCGAGCTCAATGCGAAGACGCGGCAGGCCGACCTCGACGCGCTGGAACTGCGCGCGCCCAACGACGGCGTGCTGCTGCTGACCCCGAACTGGTCCGGCGACAAGCCGTTGGTCGGCGCGTCGATGTTCGCCGGCATCGAGTTCGGCAGCCTGCCGGACACCTCGGCGATGGAGGTGCAGATCGACCTGCCGCAGATCGAGGCGCAGGGTGTCGCCGTCGGCAACGAGGTGGAGCTGCATCCGCTCGGGCGCCCGGACCAGCGCTTCTCCAGCAAACTGTCGTGGGTCGCGAGCGCTGCCAAGACCCTGGGGCGCGAGAGCCCGGTGAAATACCTGTCGATGCGTGCGCCGGTGCCGGCCGAGGCGGTGAAGAAGCATGGCTTCGTGCCCGGGCAGCGCTTCGCCGCGAACGTGGTGCTGGCGCGCGAGCCGGCCGCGCTCGGCGTCGCCAACGTCGCCATCGAGCAGCAGGACGGCAAGCAGTGGGTACTGGTTCGTCGGGGTCGCGACTTCGAGCGCCGCGAGGTCGAACTCGGTGTGCGCGGCACCGCGCGCTCGCAGGTGCTCGAGGGGCTAGAGGACGGCGACGAGGTGCTGCTTTCCGCAGGCGGCCGGACGCTGCCGATCAGGGGCGGCGACGCGGAAGAAGTCGCGCACGAGGCCGCCGCCGCGGATCGGGCCGCCGACGACACCCGCGAGGATGCACGATGA
- a CDS encoding HlyD family secretion protein, with the protein MTRHCISLTLLLCTALAAPAWAVVLTGEVRAVDAQAVITPQSNSSPVVIRYFVPDGEPVKQGEVVLRIDPGQSAAMIPDLEAKIEQARARGDKEIAELEVKAVDAELALVDAEAELATARIDAKIPKGLVSDLDHDRYQGELDRTTREVALQRRLLAEARDAVRRRREDSRLEVDKLVIQRDYHAALVRTAEVRADRDGIVVHGFNNNWLGGRIDEGSSTMPGSRAGEVVGAGGTLAVRAWALQPDRQGLRRGQPVRLSFDALPGIVVDGRIDGIGGAPDRRPEWGRGLYFLVDIAFDPGELPLMPGMSVRVVADATDAGAGR; encoded by the coding sequence ATGACTCGGCACTGCATTAGCCTGACGCTGCTGCTGTGCACGGCGCTCGCGGCGCCGGCGTGGGCGGTGGTGCTGACCGGCGAGGTGCGCGCGGTCGACGCGCAGGCCGTCATCACCCCGCAGTCCAACTCCTCTCCCGTAGTCATCCGCTACTTCGTGCCCGACGGTGAGCCGGTGAAGCAGGGCGAGGTTGTGCTGCGGATCGACCCCGGGCAGTCGGCGGCGATGATCCCCGACCTCGAGGCAAAGATCGAACAGGCGCGCGCCCGCGGCGACAAGGAGATCGCCGAACTCGAGGTCAAGGCGGTCGACGCCGAGCTGGCGCTGGTCGACGCCGAGGCCGAGCTGGCGACGGCGCGGATCGATGCGAAGATCCCGAAGGGCCTGGTCTCCGACCTCGACCACGACCGCTACCAGGGCGAGCTCGACCGCACCACGCGCGAAGTCGCGCTGCAGCGCAGGCTGCTGGCCGAGGCGCGCGACGCGGTCCGCCGACGCCGCGAGGACAGCCGTCTCGAAGTCGACAAGCTGGTGATCCAGCGCGACTACCACGCCGCGCTGGTGCGCACTGCGGAAGTGCGCGCGGACCGCGACGGCATTGTCGTGCACGGATTCAACAACAACTGGCTCGGCGGTCGCATCGACGAGGGCTCCTCGACCATGCCCGGCAGCCGCGCCGGAGAGGTGGTCGGCGCCGGCGGCACGCTCGCGGTACGCGCGTGGGCGCTTCAACCCGACCGCCAGGGACTGCGCCGCGGACAGCCGGTGCGGCTGAGCTTCGACGCCCTGCCCGGCATCGTCGTCGACGGCCGCATCGACGGCATCGGCGGCGCGCCGGATCGCCGTCCCGAGTGGGGCCGCGGCCTGTACTTTCTCGTCGACATCGCATTCGACCCGGGTGAGCTGCCACTGATGCCGGGCATGAGCGTGCGCGTGGTCGCCGACGCGACGGACGCGGGAGCCGGGCGATGA